The region GTCCGAGCCGCTGGTCGAGAGGAAGAGTTCCGCCTCGCGCAAGTCATTGGTGAAGATGGCCGAGGACAGGCCTTGCGGCACCTCGTTCTGCAGCGCGATGGCTTCGGTCAGCGTCTCGTACTTCAGGGTGTAGAGGATGGGCGCGAAGGTCTCATGCTTGACCACCGCCGTTTGCGCGGGCATGCGCACCAAGGCCGGCGTGGCGTACCAAGCCTGCGGATAAACATCGGCCAGAGCGCGCTCACCACCGCTGACCACACCGCCCTGCTCGCGCGCTTGGGCCAGCGCCTTTTGCATCGCATCGAAGGCGGCTTGGTCGATCAGCGGGCCGATCAGATTGCCAGCTTCCAGCGGGCTGCCGATGGCCAGCGTCGCGCGCGCACGGTCCAGGCGCGCCACCAGTTCGTCGTGAATGCTGGCGTGAATGATGACGCGGCGGGTGGTGGTGCAGCGTTGACCGGCCGTGCCGTAGGCGCCGAACAGAATGCCGCGCACCGCCAGCTCCAGGTCGGCCGAAGGGCTAACGATGATGGCGTTATTGCCGCCCAGCTCCAGCAAGCAGCGGCCAAAGCGCGCCGCCACCTTGGGGCCTACCGCACGGCCCATGCGGGTCGAACCGGTGGCCGACACCAGGGCCACGTGAGGATCGTCCACCAGGGCCTCGCCCACGGCAGCGCCGCCGTTGAGCACCTGGGACAAATGCGCCGGCGCGCCGTCAAAGCGAGCCAGGGCCTTGTCGAACAAGGCTTGCGTGGCCAGTGCCGTCAAAGGCGTTTTCTCCGAGGGCTTCCACACGCAGGCATTGCCGCACACCAGGGCCAGGGCCGAATTCCAGGCCCACACGGCCACGGGGAAGTTGAAGGCCGAGATGATGCCCACCACGCCCAGCGGCAGCCATTGCTCCATCATGCGGTGACCAGGGCGCTCGGAGGCGATGGTCAGGCCGTGCAGCTGGCGCGACAGGCCGACGGCGAAGTCGCAGATGTCGATCATCTCCTGCACCTCGCCCTCGCCCTCGCTGGTGACCTTGCCGGCCTCCAGCGACACCAGGCGGGCCAGGGCCGCCTTGTGCAAGCGCAGCTCCTCGCCGAACAAGCGCACCAGCTCGCCACGGCGCGGCGCCGGCACCACGCGCCAGGCCAAAAAGGCGCTGTGGGCACGCGCCACGGCTACGCGCATCTCGTCGGCCGAGGCCTCATGCACCGCGCCGATGGCCGCGCCGTCGATGGGTGAGCGCACGGCCAGCGTGCCGCCGGTGAAGGCGCTGTCGGCCAGGCCCAGGGAGTTCAGAAGGGTTTTGATTTCGTTCATGAGGGGATTCTCAGGTTTTTTCTGCCGCCGGGTTCAGCCCAAGCAATCAATCGAACGATCAGCCAATCGACTCGACCTGACGCGACTGCTGATAGGCCTTGCCGAAGCGGTTGGCCAGGAAGTCGGGCAGCGCCACCTGCTCTTGGCGGATGAAGCCGGAGGCGGGCAATTTGCCCTCGCGGAACAAGTCCACCGCCGCGCAGATGCCGGCGGCCGTCGTGATCTGAATGGCGGACAGGGGCGCGGCACCATCTCGCTCGGCAAAGATCTTGCGCGCAAACACCTCTTGCACCAGGGCGCCGCCACGCATGCCTGACACGGTCACGAAGACCAGCACCACGTCTTGCATGGTGGCCGGCATGCTCTTGCGCATGATGTTCTTCAGCGTCTCCTGATCATTTTTGAGCTGCAGATCGTCCAGCAGCATTTGCATCAAATCGCGATGGCCGGGATAGCGCACGGTTTTGTAATCGAGGTTGCGCACCCGCCCTTGCAGGGTCTCGCACAAAGTGCCCAGGCCGCCCGAGGTATTGAAGGCTTCGTACTCGGTGCCGTCGAGCGAGAAATGCTCCAAGCCTTCGAGCGGCAGCGCGGCAATCAGCTCGCCGTCGTGGATCGATTCACAGGGGTGGCAGTACTCGTTGATCAGCCCGTCAACGCTCCACGTTAGGTTGTACTTCAGCGCATTGGTCGGGAAGGCCGGCAGCGCGCCGACGCGCATCTTCACATCCTGCAGCGTGTCGAAACTCTTGGCCAAATGATGGGCGACGATGCCGATGAAACCGGGTGCCAGGCCGCACTGCGGCATGAAGGCGGTGCGGGCGCCTTCGGCGATGCGTTTGATTTCCTTGGTGGCCGCCACGTCCTCGGTCAGGTCGAAATAGTGGCAGCCGG is a window of Paucibacter sp. KCTC 42545 DNA encoding:
- the amaB gene encoding L-piperidine-6-carboxylate dehydrogenase; the protein is MNEIKTLLNSLGLADSAFTGGTLAVRSPIDGAAIGAVHEASADEMRVAVARAHSAFLAWRVVPAPRRGELVRLFGEELRLHKAALARLVSLEAGKVTSEGEGEVQEMIDICDFAVGLSRQLHGLTIASERPGHRMMEQWLPLGVVGIISAFNFPVAVWAWNSALALVCGNACVWKPSEKTPLTALATQALFDKALARFDGAPAHLSQVLNGGAAVGEALVDDPHVALVSATGSTRMGRAVGPKVAARFGRCLLELGGNNAIIVSPSADLELAVRGILFGAYGTAGQRCTTTRRVIIHASIHDELVARLDRARATLAIGSPLEAGNLIGPLIDQAAFDAMQKALAQAREQGGVVSGGERALADVYPQAWYATPALVRMPAQTAVVKHETFAPILYTLKYETLTEAIALQNEVPQGLSSAIFTNDLREAELFLSTSGSDCGIANVNIGTSGAEIGGAFGGEKETGGGRESGSDAWRAYMRRATNTINYSGALPLAQGVKFDF
- a CDS encoding saccharopine dehydrogenase family protein, producing the protein MKVALLGAGHIGQTIARLLHASGDYQVTVIDKNAQALAKLQAEGIATRAVDTEDKVALAVALRGQDTVVNALPYHLAITAAHLALEAGCHYFDLTEDVAATKEIKRIAEGARTAFMPQCGLAPGFIGIVAHHLAKSFDTLQDVKMRVGALPAFPTNALKYNLTWSVDGLINEYCHPCESIHDGELIAALPLEGLEHFSLDGTEYEAFNTSGGLGTLCETLQGRVRNLDYKTVRYPGHRDLMQMLLDDLQLKNDQETLKNIMRKSMPATMQDVVLVFVTVSGMRGGALVQEVFARKIFAERDGAAPLSAIQITTAAGICAAVDLFREGKLPASGFIRQEQVALPDFLANRFGKAYQQSRQVESIG